The bacterium region GAGTTGGTGGAGCTCGAGCTCGAACAGATCAGGAGCGGCACGAGAGGTGGAGTAGAGATCCACACGTCTCTCGGGGCCGAGCTTCCCGAGATCTTCGCCGATCCCGCACTGGTCCGGCAACTGCTCAGAGCGCTGGTAGACAACTCGCTCGAAGCGGTTGGGGAAGACGGGGGCACGGTGCGGATCGAAACCACCTCGGTTGTTCTGGAGAGCTCGTCGCCCGCCCGCGGCTACCGTCCCATCCGGAACAGAGCGGCGGCAGGGACTTACGGAGTGCTGGAGGTGGGTGATTCGGGTCCTGGGATCGAGGCCGGAGCCCTTCAGAAGATCTTCGATCCTTTCTTTTCGACCAAGTTCGCCGGGCGTGGCCTCGGGCTCGCAGCCGCCCTGGGTGTGGTTCGAGGTCATGAGGGGTTGATCGAGGTCGAGTCGGACGACTCCGGCACGCGGATACGAGTCTTCATTCCAGTGGCGAGGAGCGGAGTGCCGTCGCCCTCGCAGTCGCTCTCGACACCAGCCGCGGAGCCCGCGCGGGGCGACGACTCGAACCCCGCGATTCTGGTCCTGGAGCCGGATCCGGCGGTACTCGCCGTTCTAGGCGACTTGTTGACGAGCGGCGGCTTCGAAGCGGTTGGGGTCCGGACCGCACAGGAGGCGAGCGGTCTGTTGGCCGAGGGAATCGCTCGTTTCCGAGCTGTGGTGGCCGATCTGAAGGCCGTGGAGGCCAGTGACTCACTCCTCGCGGCGCGTTGGCGCACCGAGAGCATTCCCTGGATTTTCAGCAGTGACGAGCGCAAGGGAGATATCTCGGCCCGACTGGTCTCCGCCGGCGCCTCGCAGTTTCTGTCCAAACCGTTCGATGGCCGCAAGCTACTTTCTTTGCTCGAAGGTCTTCTGCGAGAATACGGACTCGCCGGGACCGTCGAAGCCTGATGGCTCCAAGATCCCGAGCGATCGCCGATACTTAGGAGGTTTCCCCGATGGGTATGCTCGACGCCAACCAGTGTCGCTCAGGAACTAAGCTCTTGTTGGATGGAGAGCTTTATACGGTCGTCGAAAGAAGACACCACAAGCCGGGCAAAGGCGGCGCATTCGTGCGCTTCAAGCTCAAGGGGATCGTGTCGGGCAAGGTGATCGATCACACGGTGCGCGCCGGCTCGAAGATGGAGACCGCGGACGTCACGGTTCAGAAGATGCAGTATCTCTACAAGCAAGGTGATGATTTCGTCTTTATGGACACCGACACCTACGATCAGCATACGGTGGAGGCCGATCTGCTCGGCTATTCGTCGAACTTCCTCGCCGAGAATGCCGAGGTCGAGGTCACGATTTACGAGAACAAGCCCATCGGCGTCCAGTTGCCGCAGAAGATGGTCTTCGAGATCGTCGTGACGATCGACAATCCGAACATGGGCAACACCGCGACCAACGTGACCAAGGACGCGACGATCGAGACCGGCCTGACGATTCAGGTGCCGCCGTTCATCAAGACCGGAGAGAAGGTCCAGATCTCCACCGAAGACGGCAGCTACGTTCAGCGGTCGTCTTAGGATGCCAGGCTAACCGCGCATCGCGGCCAGGACGATGCCCGGTATCTTGGTGGCACCGGGGGAGGCCTCGAAATCGACCAGCCGGCGCCCAACGCCATGCGAGTTCTTGTGGCTGACGAACCAAGGCGGCTTGGGGAAGACCCGGAACGGCCCTTCGACTACGCTCTTCTCCGGCCGGTTGAAGAAGAACGTGTTGTGGACCGTGCCGATGCCGCTCTGGATGTCCGTCAGGGTGTGTCCCGGAAACGCCCCCCAGGTCGTCGAGCCGAAGGCGTAGGCCATGGCCGGCCACTGGTTGATCCCGACCGCGCCGTAGCGAAGGCCGGCGATGGCTCGATCGATCTCCGGGCCCAGCTCACGGCGTGAACGGGGATCGGCGATCAGACCGGCGTTGAGGGTCCCGTAGAGACGGTCGTTGCAGAAGTCGACTGCGGCTCCGAGGAAGTCGGCCGCGTCGTTTCCAGGTAGCCCAGTTTCGCAGGTTACGGTGCAGAAGGACTCCTCCTGAAAGGCGAGATGGTCGATTGACGGATCAAGGCCCGCGATCAGCGCCGGCGCCAGCGCCCCGCTCCGGGGCTCGCCCAGCAGCTCGGCTCCGGGGTGGGCCGCGGTGAAGCGAGCGTGGCGGTCGGCGGCACCCGGATAGTAGGCGGGCCGATCCGGCAGGCGGCCGAGGATCCCGCGAAGCTCATCCAACAGTTCCTCTCGCTGATCCCAATCCTGATGGGTGACAATCACCTTGGTCGCGTTGCAGTTGAATCCGCAGTTCTGCGTTATCTGAGTGGCCAGGTTTTCCGCCTGGAACCGCAGCTCGGTGCTGTTCCATCGGCCGGGGAGGATCACCATTGGACTGACGTTGCCCAGCTCGCTGGTGATCGGCTTGGTCAAGAGCGGCGTCCCCGCGGCCTTTCGGCGAGCGGCTTCGTCGCTCGCGCCCCAGACGATCAGGTCGTGGGTGCGGGCGCTGCCGGTGATATGGACCTCGTCGATGTCCGGGTGATGGCAGAGGAAGGAACCCGCGTCGGCCGCTCCGGTGACGATACGCACGAAGCCGTCACGGATCATCTCGGCGAAGGCGTCCT contains the following coding sequences:
- the efp gene encoding elongation factor P: MLDANQCRSGTKLLLDGELYTVVERRHHKPGKGGAFVRFKLKGIVSGKVIDHTVRAGSKMETADVTVQKMQYLYKQGDDFVFMDTDTYDQHTVEADLLGYSSNFLAENAEVEVTIYENKPIGVQLPQKMVFEIVVTIDNPNMGNTATNVTKDATIETGLTIQVPPFIKTGEKVQISTEDGSYVQRSS
- a CDS encoding aldehyde dehydrogenase family protein, producing the protein MLETRPTSTEPWATDLEQAVSELSRNKDRWLRLPIARKIEYARSLLAGTVRTAAGQVQAACEAKGVPFDSPLAGEDWIGGPYIVARHLRLLIESLDDLRKHGRIRIDPSRVRSGNDGRAVVDVFPLSTYDRLLYSGFTAEVWMQPEITPANLYNHMGGVYKTENPEPGVALVLGAGNVASIAPLDVVHKLFFEGHVAILKLNPVNDYLGPFFEDAFAEMIRDGFVRIVTGAADAGSFLCHHPDIDEVHITGSARTHDLIVWGASDEAARRKAAGTPLLTKPITSELGNVSPMVILPGRWNSTELRFQAENLATQITQNCGFNCNATKVIVTHQDWDQREELLDELRGILGRLPDRPAYYPGAADRHARFTAAHPGAELLGEPRSGALAPALIAGLDPSIDHLAFQEESFCTVTCETGLPGNDAADFLGAAVDFCNDRLYGTLNAGLIADPRSRRELGPEIDRAIAGLRYGAVGINQWPAMAYAFGSTTWGAFPGHTLTDIQSGIGTVHNTFFFNRPEKSVVEGPFRVFPKPPWFVSHKNSHGVGRRLVDFEASPGATKIPGIVLAAMRG